The DNA sequence TATATTACCAATTGCACTTCCTATTATGACTTTAGAAGTCAAATTGTTTTTTTTTATTAAATTTTGTTGCATTTTAGAGTTTTCTTTAAGTGATTTAAATTCTAAATTACGTAAGTCTTTAGTAGACATAGTAGATCGTTTAAAAGCTTCTCGTTTAGCTTTTTCGAAGCTGTGTCCTTGCTTCATTAGCTTTTTAGTCTCAGTAAGTCTAAATTTCTCTACTCGCTCTCTTAAACGTTCATATTTATTTTGTTTTGCAAGTTCTGCATTTTTATCTTTTAAATTAGCTTTAATTATATCTTTAGTACTTTTGAGAGAAGAAAGTTTGGGTTTTAAGTTCTCTTCTAATTTTGATATGTCTCTCTCTAATGTTTTTTTCGTTGATGCATGATCGAGTATACCTTTAAATTTGATGGTAAATTTATTATCCATAAGTGTCCTTATTTAGATAAAATCAGTTCAAGAATTTCCTTCTCTAGCTTAGCTTCAGCAATATTGCTTACTTCTATAAATTCATCGTATGTCATACATTTAATTTCTCTGTAAGAACAAATACCAGTAATTATTGGTAGCCAATATTTATGTCTTTTTATATCGTCAATTAAAGCAAAGTAACGAGTACGAGTAGCATTAATACTCTCAACAAATTTATCTATATGTTTCATTATTAGCCTTTGATTTAAGTTTTGAAATTACACATTCATAATTAAATTCATCGGTAATGTAATTAAAAGTAACAAAATCACCAACATTATTCTCATATTCTTTAAGAAAAAGGAGGGCTGGTTTTTTAAATTCTGAGTCTAAATGAAATGTATTAAACTCTATAGAATAAAGAATAGCAATAAGATAATCTTTATAATAACTTATGAATTCTCTATTGTAATCCAGTATTACGTAAAACTCATCTAAAAACCCGGGTTTGATCATTAAATTAGTTATTTCTTTCAAATACTTAACATCATTAAGTTTATTTATAGCTTCTTCTTGATTAAATCCTAGTATAGAGTC is a window from the Borrelia puertoricensis genome containing:
- a CDS encoding DUF1322 family protein — translated: MKHIDKFVESINATRTRYFALIDDIKRHKYWLPIITGICSYREIKCMTYDEFIEVSNIAEAKLEKEILELILSK
- a CDS encoding DUF1473 family protein → MITRYKMNILSKDKTYEYQIKVLPVYTWDSILGFNQEEAINKLNDVKYLKEITNLMIKPGFLDEFYVILDYNREFISYYKDYLIAILYSIEFNTFHLDSEFKKPALLFLKEYENNVGDFVTFNYITDEFNYECVISKLKSKANNETYR